From Parafrankia irregularis, the proteins below share one genomic window:
- the ilvN gene encoding acetolactate synthase small subunit has product MTRHTLSVLVENKPGVLARVSGLFSRRGFNIESLAVGPTEHADVSRMTIVVAVEDLPLEQVTKQLNKLVNVLKIVEMDTSVSVQRELMLVKVRADLTVRSQVLETVQLFRAKVVDVAQDAVTIEATGTRDKLDALIRMLEPFGIRELVQSGMVALGRGSRSITDRSLRAVERSA; this is encoded by the coding sequence GTGACCCGGCACACCCTCTCGGTCCTCGTCGAGAACAAGCCGGGCGTCCTCGCCCGGGTGTCGGGCCTGTTCTCCCGGCGCGGCTTCAACATCGAGTCCCTCGCCGTCGGGCCCACCGAGCATGCGGACGTCTCCCGGATGACGATCGTCGTCGCGGTCGAGGACCTGCCGCTGGAGCAGGTGACCAAGCAGCTCAACAAGCTGGTCAACGTGCTGAAGATCGTCGAGATGGACACGAGCGTCTCGGTCCAGCGCGAGCTGATGCTGGTCAAGGTGCGGGCTGACCTCACGGTCCGTTCCCAGGTGCTGGAGACCGTCCAGCTCTTCCGGGCGAAGGTCGTGGACGTCGCCCAGGACGCGGTGACGATCGAGGCCACCGGCACCCGTGACAAGCTGGACGCGCTCATCCGCATGCTCGAGCCCTTCGGGATCCGCGAGCTGGTCCAGTCCGGCATGGTTGCTCTCGGCCGCGGCTCGCGGTCGATCACCGACCGCAGCCTGCGTGCGGTCGAGCGCTCGGCCTGA
- a CDS encoding SCO2583/SCO2584 N-terminal domain-containing protein, with the protein MAPRHPDPFEGVRLDERFVRSARFLEPSAMERAGRFPPASGARCTVVPAPRGLHGLVFRLFVAPPRPAPRARRLTWVLAVLTLALGMISLTFIALRQTARSVPVATLPQPALGISTTSSTLASHEAGGQVATTATRFATGPSSLAGNGAAAGLAAAASQGFDLTPALFAGLRAGDCLAWPAAPATRLAPVPVDCSQPHIDEITKVVDRAGGDASWPGADVLSASATDLCGGSLLASAGAFGVASSGVVATVWPDRASWEGGVHGLACTIRSQDLTPRSGRLVIPAPVQG; encoded by the coding sequence ATGGCGCCACGGCACCCGGATCCGTTCGAGGGCGTGCGGCTTGACGAGCGCTTTGTGCGGTCCGCACGCTTCCTGGAACCCTCGGCGATGGAGCGTGCGGGCCGGTTTCCGCCCGCCAGCGGGGCGCGGTGCACGGTCGTGCCGGCGCCCCGCGGCCTGCACGGGCTGGTCTTCCGGCTCTTTGTCGCCCCGCCGCGTCCGGCGCCGCGGGCCAGGCGCCTGACCTGGGTACTCGCCGTGCTCACCCTCGCGCTCGGGATGATCAGCCTCACCTTCATAGCGCTGCGCCAGACGGCGCGAAGCGTTCCGGTCGCGACCTTGCCGCAGCCGGCCTTGGGGATCAGCACCACCAGCAGCACCCTTGCCTCCCATGAGGCCGGTGGTCAGGTCGCCACCACCGCGACCAGGTTCGCGACAGGCCCGTCATCGTTGGCCGGGAACGGGGCGGCGGCGGGCCTGGCCGCCGCAGCTTCGCAGGGCTTCGACCTCACACCGGCCCTGTTCGCCGGGCTGCGGGCGGGGGACTGCCTGGCCTGGCCGGCCGCGCCGGCGACCAGGCTGGCCCCGGTGCCGGTGGACTGTTCCCAACCTCACATCGACGAGATCACGAAGGTCGTGGACCGGGCCGGCGGCGACGCCTCCTGGCCCGGCGCGGACGTGCTCAGCGCATCCGCGACGGACCTCTGCGGAGGTTCCCTGCTGGCGTCCGCGGGTGCCTTCGGTGTGGCTTCGAGCGGGGTCGTCGCGACGGTGTGGCCGGACCGGGCCAGCTGGGAAGGCGGCGTGCACGGGCTCGCCTGCACGATCCGCTCGCAGGACCTGACTCCCCGGTCCGGGCGCCTGGTGATCCCTGCACCCGTCCAGGGCTGA
- a CDS encoding DUF1059 domain-containing protein, producing MRRNRFWTAQALIAPRPVGDPGARVREITLGRPPVMKEFYCGAIIHDCETRLVAPSEDEIIASVDTHARVDHGMTDVPLQLTELVRRGIRDVEPTALNAHND from the coding sequence ATGAGGCGGAACCGGTTCTGGACCGCGCAGGCCCTGATCGCCCCGCGCCCCGTGGGTGATCCCGGCGCCCGGGTCCGAGAGATCACACTGGGGCGCCCCCCGGTGATGAAGGAGTTCTACTGCGGGGCGATCATCCACGACTGTGAGACCCGCCTGGTCGCGCCCAGCGAGGACGAGATCATCGCCTCCGTCGACACGCACGCCCGGGTCGACCACGGGATGACCGACGTGCCGCTGCAGCTCACCGAGCTGGTCCGGCGCGGCATCCGCGACGTCGAGCCCACCGCGCTCAACGCGCACAACGACTGA
- a CDS encoding acetolactate synthase large subunit produces MHHDRPYIAVSTSSAGPVKEDDQMTRETPQITGAQSLVHSLEAVGAEVVFGIPGGAILPAYDPLFDSTRVRHILVRHEQGAGHAAEGYAQATGRVGVCMATSGPGATNLVTPIADAYMDSVPIVAITGQVASRAIGTDAFQEADICGITLPITKHNFLVQSADDIPRTIAEAFHIASTGRPGPVLVDLPKDILQGLTSVLPHEIWPPALELPGYRPVTRPHAKQVREAAKMISAARRPVLYVGGGVLKARAAAELRVLAELTGIPVVTTLMARGAFPDSHPQHLGMPGMHGSVAAVTAMQKSDLLITLGARFDDRVTGRLASFAPDAAIIHADIDPAEIGKNRVADVPIVGDCREVIADLTVALQAEPRPDLEAWWHALNRWRETYPVGYDLPADGSVAPQQVIERIGQISGPQTVFAAGVGQHQMWAAQFISYEHPYTWLNSGGAGTMGYAVPAAMGAKVGRPDATVWAIDGDGCFQMTNQELATCALEGIPIKVAVINNGSLGMVRQWQTLFYDQRYSNTDLGTHPASARTGVTRVPDFVRLAEALGCVGLRCESPEDIDATIEKAMSINDAPVVVDFVVHPDAMVWPMVAAGASNDEIQVARDLAPDFDYSGDAEVNL; encoded by the coding sequence ATGCACCACGACCGCCCGTACATCGCCGTCTCGACCAGCTCTGCCGGCCCCGTCAAGGAAGACGACCAGATGACCAGAGAGACTCCACAGATCACCGGCGCGCAATCGCTCGTCCACTCGCTTGAGGCGGTCGGTGCCGAGGTGGTCTTCGGTATTCCGGGCGGGGCGATCCTGCCCGCCTATGATCCGCTGTTCGACTCCACCCGGGTGCGGCACATCCTGGTCCGGCACGAGCAGGGCGCCGGGCATGCCGCCGAGGGCTACGCGCAGGCCACCGGGCGGGTCGGGGTGTGCATGGCGACGTCCGGGCCGGGCGCGACGAACCTGGTGACGCCGATCGCCGACGCCTACATGGACTCGGTGCCCATCGTCGCGATCACCGGCCAGGTGGCGAGCCGGGCGATCGGCACCGACGCGTTCCAGGAAGCCGACATCTGCGGCATCACGCTGCCGATCACCAAGCACAACTTCCTGGTCCAGTCGGCCGATGACATCCCGCGCACGATCGCCGAGGCGTTCCACATCGCCTCGACCGGCCGGCCGGGTCCGGTGCTGGTCGACCTGCCGAAGGACATCCTGCAGGGCCTCACCTCGGTGCTGCCGCACGAGATCTGGCCGCCGGCGCTGGAGCTGCCCGGGTACCGCCCGGTCACCCGCCCGCACGCCAAGCAGGTCCGCGAGGCGGCGAAGATGATCAGTGCCGCCCGTCGCCCGGTGCTGTATGTCGGCGGTGGCGTCCTCAAGGCACGGGCGGCCGCCGAGCTGCGGGTGCTCGCCGAGCTCACCGGGATCCCGGTGGTCACGACGCTGATGGCCCGTGGCGCGTTCCCCGACTCGCATCCGCAGCATCTGGGCATGCCCGGTATGCACGGGTCGGTCGCGGCGGTCACGGCGATGCAGAAGTCGGACCTGCTGATCACTCTCGGGGCCCGCTTCGATGACCGGGTGACCGGGCGGCTGGCGTCCTTCGCGCCGGACGCCGCGATCATCCACGCCGACATCGACCCGGCCGAGATCGGTAAGAACCGGGTGGCCGACGTGCCGATCGTGGGCGACTGCCGGGAGGTCATCGCCGACCTCACCGTCGCCCTGCAGGCCGAGCCGCGTCCCGACCTGGAAGCCTGGTGGCACGCGCTGAACCGCTGGCGGGAGACCTACCCGGTGGGCTACGACCTGCCGGCGGACGGCTCCGTCGCCCCGCAGCAGGTCATCGAGCGGATCGGTCAGATCTCCGGGCCGCAGACGGTCTTCGCGGCCGGTGTCGGGCAGCACCAGATGTGGGCGGCGCAGTTCATCTCCTACGAGCACCCGTACACCTGGCTCAACTCCGGCGGCGCCGGGACGATGGGGTACGCGGTGCCGGCGGCGATGGGCGCGAAGGTCGGCCGGCCGGACGCGACGGTGTGGGCGATCGACGGTGACGGCTGCTTCCAGATGACCAACCAGGAGCTGGCGACCTGCGCCCTGGAGGGCATCCCGATCAAGGTCGCGGTCATCAACAACGGCTCGCTGGGCATGGTGCGCCAGTGGCAGACGCTGTTCTACGACCAGCGGTACTCCAACACCGACCTGGGTACCCACCCGGCTTCGGCGCGGACCGGGGTGACCCGGGTGCCGGACTTCGTGCGGCTGGCCGAGGCGCTGGGATGCGTCGGTCTGCGCTGCGAGTCCCCCGAGGACATCGACGCGACCATCGAGAAGGCGATGAGCATCAACGACGCCCCTGTTGTGGTCGACTTCGTGGTCCACCCGGACGCCATGGTGTGGCCGATGGTGGCCGCGGGCGCCAGCAACGACGAGATCCAGGTCGCCCGCGACCTGGCTCCCGACTTCGACTACTCCGGCGACGCGGAGGTCAACCTGTGA
- the serA gene encoding phosphoglycerate dehydrogenase — MPVVLVAEELSPAGLEVLSGDFEIRHVDGADRSALLPALADVDAVLIRSATKIDAEALAAAPRLKVVARAGIGLDNVDVPAATNRGVMVVNAPQSNIVSAAEHAIALLLSVARRVPAAHGALIGGEWKRSKYVGVELTEKTAGVVGLGRIGVLVAQRLAAFGMDIVAYDPYVSVARASQLGVRLVDLDELLAVSDVITIHLPKTPETLGLIGAEQLARVKPGVIIVNAARGGLVDETALADAVSSGRVGGAGLDVYVKEPTTSSPLFGLENVVVTPHLGASTQEAQDKAGLAVARSVRLALSGEFVPDAVNVQAGGVVAEDVRPGLPLAEKLGQLFSGLAGGVAAAITVEVRGEIAVHDVSVLQLAVLKGVFTDIVEEQVTYVNAPLIAKERGVEVGLETSEESPDYRNLVTVRGALPDGTAVSVSGTLVGSRQVEKITAIDGFEVDLRPENHLAFFRYEDRPGIVGAVGALLGEAHINIANAQVSRLSAGGEALMSLSLDDAVAPDILTEIAKIIGASYARAVSISTD; from the coding sequence GTGCCCGTCGTACTCGTCGCCGAGGAGCTCTCACCGGCCGGGCTGGAGGTCCTCTCTGGGGACTTCGAGATCCGCCACGTGGACGGGGCCGACCGATCCGCGCTGTTGCCGGCGCTGGCGGACGTGGACGCGGTCCTCATCCGTTCGGCAACGAAGATCGACGCGGAGGCACTCGCCGCCGCGCCGCGGCTGAAGGTCGTCGCCCGGGCCGGGATCGGGCTCGACAACGTCGACGTGCCGGCCGCCACCAACCGGGGCGTCATGGTGGTGAACGCGCCCCAGTCGAACATCGTCAGCGCCGCCGAGCACGCGATCGCCCTGCTGTTGTCCGTGGCGCGGAGGGTGCCGGCCGCGCATGGCGCGCTCATCGGCGGCGAGTGGAAGCGGTCGAAGTACGTTGGCGTGGAGCTGACCGAGAAGACCGCGGGTGTCGTGGGGCTCGGCCGCATCGGCGTCCTGGTCGCGCAGCGCCTCGCCGCGTTCGGGATGGACATCGTCGCCTACGACCCCTACGTGTCGGTGGCCCGGGCCTCCCAGCTGGGCGTTCGCCTGGTCGACCTCGACGAGCTACTCGCCGTCAGCGATGTGATCACCATTCACCTCCCCAAGACGCCCGAGACGCTGGGGCTGATCGGCGCCGAGCAGCTCGCGCGGGTCAAGCCCGGCGTGATCATCGTGAACGCCGCGCGCGGCGGCCTGGTCGACGAGACGGCGCTGGCCGACGCCGTCAGCTCCGGCCGGGTCGGTGGCGCCGGGCTCGACGTGTACGTCAAGGAGCCGACCACATCCTCGCCCCTGTTCGGTCTGGAGAACGTGGTCGTCACCCCGCACCTCGGCGCCTCGACCCAGGAGGCGCAGGACAAGGCGGGCCTCGCGGTGGCGAGGTCGGTGCGCCTGGCGTTGAGCGGCGAGTTCGTTCCCGACGCGGTCAACGTGCAGGCCGGCGGGGTCGTCGCCGAGGACGTGCGGCCCGGCCTGCCGCTCGCCGAGAAGCTGGGCCAGCTCTTCTCCGGCCTGGCCGGGGGTGTCGCCGCGGCGATCACGGTCGAGGTGCGGGGCGAGATCGCCGTGCATGACGTCTCGGTGCTGCAGCTGGCCGTCCTCAAGGGTGTCTTCACCGACATCGTCGAGGAGCAGGTCACCTATGTGAACGCGCCGCTGATCGCCAAGGAGCGCGGGGTCGAGGTCGGGCTGGAGACCTCCGAGGAGAGCCCGGACTACCGCAACCTCGTGACGGTGCGCGGAGCGCTGCCCGACGGCACCGCGGTCTCGGTCAGCGGCACCCTGGTCGGGTCGCGGCAGGTCGAGAAGATCACCGCGATCGACGGGTTCGAGGTGGACCTCCGGCCCGAGAACCACCTGGCCTTCTTCCGTTACGAGGATCGCCCGGGCATTGTCGGTGCCGTCGGCGCACTGCTCGGCGAGGCCCACATCAACATCGCCAACGCGCAGGTCAGCCGGCTGAGCGCCGGCGGCGAGGCGCTCATGTCCCTGTCTCTGGACGACGCGGTGGCGCCTGACATCCTGACCGAGATCGCGAAGATCATCGGCGCGTCCTATGCGCGGGCGGTCAGCATCTCGACCGACTGA
- a CDS encoding 3-isopropylmalate dehydrogenase, giving the protein MRLAVIGGDGIGPEVVAEGLRVLRAVYPKVETTDYELGAQRWHRTGETLPDSVLAELRGHDAILLGAVGDPGVPSGVLERGLLLRLRFELDHHVNLRPVRLYPGVTTPLAGDPTIDMIVVREGTEGPYAGAGGTLRRGTPHEVATEESLNTRFGVERVVRDAFARASRRPRAHLTLVHKTNVLTKAGDLWARTVADVGAEFPGVTVDYQHVDAASMFFVTNPGRFDVVVTDNMFGDILTDIGAAITGGIGLAASGNLDPSGANPSMFEPVHGSAPDIAGQGLADPTATVASVAMLLDHLGHTGEAARVEAAVAASLAARAASDGGRRSTREIGDDLAARAAG; this is encoded by the coding sequence ATGAGGCTTGCGGTCATAGGTGGCGACGGGATTGGTCCGGAAGTGGTGGCGGAGGGGCTGCGTGTACTGCGCGCGGTCTACCCCAAGGTCGAGACGACCGACTACGAGCTGGGTGCCCAGCGGTGGCACCGGACCGGCGAGACCCTGCCCGACAGCGTGCTAGCCGAGCTGCGTGGCCATGACGCGATCCTGCTGGGAGCCGTCGGGGACCCGGGCGTGCCGAGTGGTGTTCTCGAGCGTGGGCTGCTGCTGCGCCTGCGGTTCGAGCTCGATCACCACGTCAACCTTCGTCCGGTGCGGCTCTACCCGGGCGTGACCACTCCGCTCGCCGGCGACCCGACCATCGACATGATCGTGGTCCGGGAGGGGACGGAGGGGCCGTACGCCGGTGCCGGTGGCACGCTGCGTCGCGGCACGCCGCACGAGGTGGCGACCGAGGAGAGCCTGAACACGAGGTTCGGCGTCGAGCGGGTCGTCCGGGACGCCTTCGCGCGGGCGAGCCGGCGGCCGCGCGCGCATCTGACCCTGGTGCACAAGACCAACGTCCTCACCAAAGCCGGTGATCTCTGGGCCCGCACCGTGGCCGACGTCGGCGCGGAGTTCCCCGGCGTCACCGTCGACTACCAGCATGTCGACGCGGCGTCGATGTTCTTCGTGACCAACCCCGGGCGGTTCGACGTCGTGGTCACCGACAACATGTTCGGCGACATCCTGACCGACATCGGGGCCGCGATCACGGGCGGCATCGGGCTGGCCGCGAGTGGGAACCTGGACCCTTCAGGTGCGAACCCGAGCATGTTCGAGCCGGTGCACGGCAGTGCGCCGGACATCGCGGGCCAGGGCCTGGCCGACCCGACCGCGACCGTGGCCTCGGTCGCCATGCTGCTGGACCACCTCGGGCACACCGGTGAGGCGGCACGGGTGGAGGCGGCGGTCGCCGCGTCGCTCGCGGCGCGTGCCGCCTCTGACGGCGGGCGCCGGTCCACCCGTGAGATCGGGGATGATCTGGCGGCGCGCGCCGCCGGCTGA
- the leuA gene encoding 2-isopropylmalate synthase, which translates to MPIEKYRPFQAVTLPDRTWPGATITRAPRWCSVDLRDGNQALIDPMTPSRKMQLFELLVAMGYKEIEVGFPAASQTDFDFVRQLIEGDRIPDDVTIQVLTQAREELIERTAAAVAGSDRALIHLYNSTSTLQRRVVFGLDRAGITDIAVQGARWCVQYAEKLLDGTDVRWQYSPESFTGTELDYAVEVCEAVMDVWEPTAENPVVLNLPATVEMSTPNIYADQIEWVSRNLTRRDAVVLSLHPHNDRGCAVAAAELGVMAGADRVEGCLFGNGERTGNVCLVTLGLNLFSQGVDPEIDFSDIDGVRRTVEYCNQLPVHPRHPYGGDLVYTAFSGSHQDAIKKGFEAMERTGQTLWEVPYLPIDPKDVGRSYEAVIRVNSQSGKGGVAYLMKSEYALDLPRRLQIEFSGVVQKHTDDAGGEVTAEQLWEIFTREYRPQGGDPEAPLELLGSRTTAASGERDEVTVSVRLHGVENVITGTGNGPIDAFVAALSDRGVQIRVLDYTEHALGSGADARAAAYLEVAVGDAVYWGVGIDPNIVTASMRAVVSAVNRAAARARVAPPAPVPAQ; encoded by the coding sequence ATGCCCATCGAGAAGTACCGCCCGTTCCAGGCGGTCACGCTGCCGGACCGTACCTGGCCGGGCGCCACGATCACCCGGGCACCCCGCTGGTGCAGCGTGGACCTGCGCGACGGCAACCAGGCTCTGATCGACCCGATGACCCCGTCCCGCAAGATGCAGCTGTTCGAGCTGCTGGTGGCGATGGGCTACAAGGAGATCGAGGTCGGCTTTCCCGCGGCGAGCCAGACCGACTTCGACTTCGTCCGTCAGCTGATCGAGGGCGATCGGATCCCCGACGATGTGACGATCCAGGTCCTCACCCAGGCGCGTGAGGAGCTGATCGAGCGCACCGCCGCGGCGGTGGCCGGATCCGACCGTGCTCTGATCCACCTGTACAACTCCACGTCGACGCTGCAGCGCCGGGTCGTGTTCGGTCTCGACCGCGCCGGCATCACCGACATCGCCGTGCAGGGCGCGCGCTGGTGCGTCCAGTACGCGGAGAAGCTGCTGGACGGGACGGACGTCCGCTGGCAGTACAGCCCCGAGTCGTTCACCGGGACGGAGCTCGACTACGCGGTCGAGGTCTGCGAGGCGGTGATGGATGTCTGGGAGCCCACGGCGGAGAACCCCGTGGTCCTCAACCTGCCCGCCACCGTCGAGATGTCGACGCCGAACATCTACGCCGACCAGATCGAGTGGGTCAGCCGGAACCTGACCAGGCGCGACGCGGTGGTGCTGTCACTGCACCCGCACAACGACCGGGGCTGTGCGGTCGCGGCAGCCGAGCTCGGCGTCATGGCCGGTGCGGACCGGGTGGAGGGCTGCCTGTTCGGCAACGGCGAGCGCACCGGCAACGTGTGCCTGGTGACCCTCGGGCTGAACCTGTTCTCGCAGGGCGTCGACCCGGAGATCGACTTCTCCGACATCGACGGTGTGCGCCGCACGGTGGAGTACTGCAACCAGTTGCCGGTGCACCCCCGTCACCCCTACGGCGGCGACCTCGTCTACACGGCCTTCTCCGGCTCCCACCAGGACGCCATCAAGAAGGGCTTCGAGGCGATGGAGCGCACCGGCCAGACCCTGTGGGAGGTGCCCTACCTGCCGATCGACCCCAAGGACGTCGGTCGCAGCTACGAGGCCGTCATCAGGGTGAACAGCCAGTCGGGCAAGGGCGGCGTGGCCTACCTGATGAAGTCGGAGTACGCGCTGGACCTGCCACGGCGGCTGCAGATCGAGTTCTCCGGCGTGGTGCAGAAGCACACCGACGACGCCGGCGGCGAGGTCACCGCCGAGCAGCTGTGGGAGATCTTCACCCGGGAGTACCGCCCGCAGGGCGGCGACCCGGAGGCGCCGCTGGAGCTGCTGGGGTCGCGGACGACCGCGGCGAGCGGCGAGCGGGACGAGGTGACCGTCTCGGTGCGCCTGCACGGGGTCGAGAACGTGATCACCGGTACCGGTAACGGCCCGATCGACGCGTTCGTCGCGGCACTGTCCGACCGTGGGGTGCAGATCCGGGTTCTCGACTACACCGAGCACGCCCTGGGCTCCGGGGCGGACGCGCGTGCCGCGGCCTACCTGGAGGTCGCGGTCGGGGACGCGGTGTACTGGGGAGTCGGGATCGACCCGAACATCGTCACGGCGTCGATGCGCGCGGTCGTCAGCGCGGTCAACCGGGCAGCGGCCCGGGCCCGGGTGGCGCCGCCGGCGCCGGTACCGGCGCAGTGA
- a CDS encoding EAL domain-containing protein, producing MSTAAKLQPAVGPPTHPDIDRILADPDAPSLVFQPIVDLRLGLTAGYEALARFGDDPRNAPDLVFAEADRLGVAAEVEARVLRKAIAARDHLPDRCFLAVNVFPHLLSSPEVESVWRTADLSRLVLELNEAVAIDCSSALAATSQELRDRGAFIAMDDVGSGYAGLRQLTYIRPDFVKLDRSLVTHIDDDQVKIALTELVGGFASRLNGWVIAEGIERVEELTMLVALGVPLAQGFLLGRPSAHWQFLDPSVARRIQTMAARTDRSAHIVSLMEPARVSTGDHGQCARDAACPPCMLDLADVPESPASAAETGAVRQPSGDSDRDGDGDRNGDRDGAGETTIIVSNRCRPVALQLAGGAGAAGGAGAQAPRRIPTSLFARPDEPVTEVARRAMTRPKGRRFDPVIIVTEMGRPLGLVRMERLMLRLAELSAV from the coding sequence ATCTCTACGGCAGCAAAGCTCCAGCCAGCCGTGGGACCACCGACCCATCCCGACATCGACCGGATCCTGGCCGACCCGGACGCACCGAGCCTTGTCTTCCAGCCAATTGTGGACCTCCGACTGGGCCTGACAGCCGGCTACGAAGCACTGGCCCGCTTCGGCGACGACCCACGCAACGCCCCGGACCTCGTCTTCGCCGAGGCTGATCGTCTCGGTGTCGCCGCCGAGGTGGAGGCGCGGGTGCTGCGCAAGGCGATCGCCGCACGGGATCATCTTCCGGATCGTTGTTTTCTCGCCGTCAACGTCTTCCCGCATCTCCTTTCCAGTCCGGAGGTCGAGTCCGTCTGGCGGACAGCCGATCTTTCCCGACTGGTTCTCGAGCTGAACGAGGCAGTGGCCATCGACTGCTCCTCGGCCCTGGCCGCGACATCACAGGAGCTCCGTGACAGAGGTGCCTTCATTGCGATGGACGATGTCGGCTCGGGTTACGCGGGGCTGCGCCAGCTCACCTACATCCGCCCGGATTTCGTAAAACTGGACAGATCGCTCGTAACCCACATAGACGACGACCAGGTGAAGATCGCGCTGACCGAGCTGGTCGGCGGGTTCGCCAGCCGCCTCAACGGCTGGGTGATCGCCGAAGGCATTGAACGGGTGGAGGAGCTCACCATGCTCGTCGCCCTGGGCGTCCCGCTGGCACAGGGTTTCCTCCTCGGACGTCCGTCAGCCCACTGGCAGTTCCTCGACCCCTCGGTGGCCAGACGGATCCAGACCATGGCCGCGCGTACCGACCGTTCCGCGCACATCGTCAGCCTGATGGAACCGGCCCGGGTGTCCACCGGCGATCACGGGCAGTGCGCCCGCGACGCGGCGTGCCCACCCTGCATGCTCGACCTGGCGGACGTGCCGGAGTCCCCGGCCTCGGCTGCGGAAACCGGCGCCGTGCGGCAGCCCTCCGGCGACAGCGACCGCGACGGCGACGGCGACCGCAACGGCGACCGCGACGGGGCCGGGGAGACGACCATCATCGTCAGCAACCGGTGCCGGCCCGTGGCGCTGCAGCTCGCCGGAGGTGCCGGAGCCGCCGGAGGTGCTGGAGCTCAGGCGCCCCGCAGAATTCCCACCTCGCTGTTCGCCCGGCCGGACGAGCCCGTGACCGAGGTGGCGCGCCGAGCCATGACCCGCCCGAAGGGGCGTCGGTTCGACCCGGTGATAATCGTGACCGAAATGGGACGACCCCTCGGCCTGGTACGGATGGAGCGCCTGATGTTGCGTCTCGCGGAGCTGTCGGCGGTATGA
- the ilvC gene encoding ketol-acid reductoisomerase, which translates to MVEIYYDDDANLANLADRKVAVIGYGSQGHAHALNLRDSGIDVRVGLPETSTSRAKAEEQGLRVVTPAEASAEADIIMILTPDTTHRKIYAESIAPNLAPGKALAFGHGFNIRYGLIEPPAGVDVFMVAPKGPGHLVRRVFTEGKGVPCLVAVESDASGKALDIALAYAKGIGGTRAGALRTTFTEETETDLFGEQAVLCGGASALVQAGFETLVEAGYTPEVAYFECLHELKLIVDLMYEGGISQMRYSISDTAEYGDVTRGPRVVTPAVKAEMRKILGEIQDGTFAREWVAEDDAGRPTFTKLVEEGKQHPIEQVGGKLRPMMSWIAKD; encoded by the coding sequence ATGGTCGAGATCTACTACGACGACGACGCGAACCTCGCGAACCTGGCTGACCGCAAGGTCGCCGTGATCGGTTACGGCAGCCAGGGGCACGCGCACGCGCTGAACCTGCGTGACAGCGGGATCGACGTCCGCGTCGGCCTGCCCGAGACGAGCACCAGCCGGGCCAAGGCCGAGGAGCAGGGCCTGCGGGTGGTGACCCCGGCGGAGGCCTCCGCCGAGGCCGACATCATCATGATCCTGACGCCGGACACGACGCACCGCAAGATCTACGCCGAGTCGATCGCGCCGAACCTCGCCCCGGGCAAGGCGCTCGCCTTCGGGCACGGCTTCAACATCCGTTACGGCCTCATCGAGCCGCCGGCCGGCGTGGACGTCTTCATGGTGGCGCCGAAGGGCCCGGGCCACCTGGTCCGTCGGGTGTTCACCGAGGGCAAGGGCGTGCCGTGCCTCGTCGCCGTCGAGTCGGACGCCTCCGGCAAGGCGCTCGACATCGCGCTCGCCTACGCCAAGGGCATCGGCGGCACCCGGGCCGGCGCGCTGCGCACGACGTTCACCGAGGAGACCGAGACCGACCTGTTCGGCGAGCAGGCGGTGCTGTGCGGCGGTGCCAGCGCGCTGGTGCAGGCCGGCTTCGAGACGCTGGTCGAGGCGGGGTACACCCCCGAGGTCGCCTACTTCGAGTGCCTGCACGAGCTCAAGCTGATCGTCGACCTCATGTACGAGGGCGGCATCAGCCAGATGCGCTACTCGATCTCCGACACCGCCGAGTACGGCGACGTCACCCGTGGCCCGCGTGTGGTCACTCCGGCGGTCAAGGCGGAGATGCGCAAGATCCTCGGCGAGATCCAGGACGGGACGTTCGCCCGCGAGTGGGTCGCGGAGGACGACGCGGGTCGCCCGACCTTCACCAAGCTGGTCGAGGAGGGCAAGCAGCACCCGATCGAGCAGGTCGGCGGCAAGCTGCGGCCGATGATGTCCTGGATCGCGAAGGACTGA